A segment of the Rattus rattus isolate New Zealand chromosome 4, Rrattus_CSIRO_v1, whole genome shotgun sequence genome:
AACTGCGCTGGCCCTGGGCCTCAGCAATCTGCCCAACCCATGTAGGACATTTGGACACACTACCTACCCCCATGCTGCTTATAGCCATGAGGTACCTACCACCTCACACCTGTGTGTGAAAACAGCGTGGAGCGAGTTCAAACGAGCTTGCTCTACTTTCAGAGCCCATGTCCTTAGCAGAGCGGCCCCGGGTCCTGAGTCTAATGAGTGGGTTAACTGGAGCAAACAGTGGGTACCCTCTCGGTTCATGGTTTGAGAGATGCTTGTGCCTCTGGAAGTGGGTTTGATGATGCAAATGTTCAGAGGTCCAGAGCAGGGCAGGAGCCCCCTTGACAAGAGCACCAATGGCCAAAGAAGGAGTTGGCAGAATGGAAGATCAAGCTACATCATCCACGTCCTGGCTACTGCCCAGAAAAGTCACAGCCTCTCTGAGGTGTAGACATTGGCATGTCCTGGGCTTTTAATGAAGGGGAGACCTCGGTGCACAGGCTGGGTGAGCACCTCTTCCGTACAAGGCAAATGGTAATGAGCCAAGTGTGGCTGGGGACAGATGGATGGGGAGGACTCCAGGGGAGGCCCTGGAGATGGGGATAAAGTATGAAGGCCAAAGACTATGGGTACAGGCCCCAAAGCATGCCTGAGTCCTCCAGTCACCCAGCTGCAGGCTTAGCCATAGAAGTCTGCAGGAAGACCCAGGCCAGGTAACCTGCTTCTTGGCAGGAAGGCCAAGGCCAAGCAGGAAGGACAGCTGTGGGCCAGGCTGAGAGAGACCAGTCTGTAATgggatacgatgccctcttctggtgtgtctgaagacagctacaatgtactcacatacataaaataagtagtaatttttttattattaaaaaaaagaagttgtccAGACACAAGGTAAATGGACACATTTACCTGGCCTTCTGGCTCACCAGATTGATAAATGTGACTGTTGTTGATACCCTGAACCCAGGAGCCTACCCTCACATTGTACAAGGTCCTCAGTGTGGAGGCCTGAGCAGATGGATTaggtcagagacaaagacagggtgGAAGCTTATGTCCCTCCCTTTGAAAAGGAGCCAGACACAGGCTGGCCCCGGTAAGAGCCGTGGAGACCCCAGAGACCCACGATCTACTTCCTGCCTTTACTTGGCCAGAAAATGGAGCTTCTGCTTAGGGTCCAAGTTGACTGCAGATACTCAGTCAGCAGTCACACCCATACTCCAGCCAGTCAGAGAAGAGGACAGAGTGTCTCCGGGGACATCACGATGACCAGGCTTAGTCATTCAACCATACTTAGCTGCAAATCACCTTCCGGGCTTCTTTCCCCTCGGATGCTATCATCTTGAGGGTACGTACATACAAGCATGGCTTCTCTGTCACCATTGCCTTTTGTGCTGTCCATAAGAAGTCAGCTTAGGCTGAAGTTCTTTAAGGGTCCAAGTAATTGATGCTGGGCTGGCCACTCACAACCCTGGATATTCACTTCCTGTCTTCAGCTAGCTGCATCAGCAGATGGCAGAGGGCCGTCTAGGGCTCAACTATACTCACTCCAACCCAAGAAAGGACTCCGTCCTGCTATCCACAAGGGCTGTTTGCTGTGGGCACTGCCCGCTCTGGGCGTCTGAGTGCTGAAGGAGCTCCTGGGAGGGCTGTGAGCAGGGTCTGCCTGCTCCTCTGTCTGCACAGCACCTGACCCCTGATGTCACGAGGCCTGGACCTGAACCTGGGTATTTTTGGAAACAGACTCGGCGACTCAACAGAAATAGCCACTGCTTTCCTTTGAGTATTAGCAGAGGGGGACCAGCATTTTCTCTCCAGCATTTAGAGGGGGAGAACACACACGCCACTTCCAGCTACTAACAGCTGCTCAAACTTGATGGGCTGGGAAGCCCACAGGCACCCAGGAAGGGCTGCTTGTCCCCGCATACACTGTCAGGAGGCAGGGTGAGAGGCAGGCCCCTGGGGACCCGCTCACTCCACTAGACGGGTGCCATGTCGCTTGCTTAAGAACTGCATTGtaccaggcaggcctggtggcacatacctaGAATCCTAATACTCaagacgctgaggcaggaggactgccgaGACTCAAGGGACTAAGTTACATCATCTCCTGGTTGTGGGCAGCGTCCACTCCCCTGATCTGGGTGCCACGGCTGAGCTGCCTTTGTCTTAGGGTCTGAGTTCTAGGACCCGTGGCTGAAGTCTTGACCATTGCACCTCTGGTTGGTCTTACAGGGAGGCTTAGCAACAAatgtctttacccactaagccatcttgccagccccctcCTGTGATTTTAACTTACTTAAGAGGCTGCAAAAGATGGTGTGTCTTCCTTGCCCTGATGGTACATGATTGGGAGACCCACCAAaccaatgtgtacacacacacacacacacacacagttaaaatgaCTGAATACGTCAGAGATGCCAGAGCTGATAGGAATCTGCCATCTGCAGGACCAGAATTATCCATTCCTAGAGGTCCTCTGAGGTCTGCTTTGCCTGTGAGTTTTATCCTTGAGGCCATTCCTGACCCAGCCTCTTCTTTCTCACTTCCTCCTTGACCCTTCTCCACCCACTCCACAGTGTGTGCAGGTCTTTGGTTGTTCTCCTGTGTGGgtacacgtggaggccagagttgGACACCAAAATGTCTTCCTCTGTCGTGGTCCAGCTCCTGTGTTGAGATAGGGCCTCTGGCTGAACCAGCTAAACTGGCCGTCTCACAGCCCCGGGATCTACCCATCTCCCTCCCGTTCCCCTGTAATgcgggattataggtgtgcaacTGTGCTCATCCTTTCTGCAGGTGCAAGCAGTTCGCTCTCTGACCCGCCTGCCAAGCCCTCCTGGGCTTTCTGCAAACTAGGAAGACACTGGGATCTGGCCTTGCCTTGGCCTCTGACTTCTACCATTGTCCCTTCTGACGTCAAAACTGTAGACTCTCAGTCTGCTAAGAAGACTCTCAGCCCTATCCTATTTGGGAGTGCTGCCCACAGCCCCAGGGACCCTAGTCAGGGCTGGCGCCTCCATATCCTTGTTCCCACCTAGTTAGAAGCCAGTGTTCCTCCTGAGTCCTCCACAACCCCTCTGTGGACAGGTATTAACATGGCTGCTGCCAGAAAGGCCGGGTACTGCCATTTAATGTCCATCACTCTTTCTGTAGAGGTTTGGGGAAAGCCTTCACACAGCAGATCTGACCCCAGAGTCTATTAAGGGAGCTCAACCTTCCTCAGCGAGAAGTTCTGTCCTTGGAGATAAAGGACAGAAACCCTAATTAGCACGAAGTAGCCTCTAGCTGCTGCAGCAAGAGACCCAGCCTCGATCAGAAGTATTTCATAGCGTAAACAGATCCATTGTCATACTCTTATGCAGATGACCATTCCAGAGTGATCCCTCATGATTTTCCCAGAGGTGATTTCCTTTCCTCCAGAGCTAAGTGAATTTACAGAAGCTGAGACTTGCAGGTTTCTAGTTCAAAGAACTTGCTGTCTCCGTGGGTATGGGTGGTGGTCACTGCTCATTGGGAAAGAGCAGGCATATACCTCTCCCAGAAGAGAGGAATGGAGTGAGCAGGCTCACGGAGTAGGAGTCAGCAGGCTGGGCTAGCTCTGTTGTCTCGGATCAGAGGCAGAGGCCCCtgattctgtgtttttattgctgtgccCCTAATATTTCCTGAGTCAGTTCGTTAATcatgcatattttttaaagatttatttattatatataagtacactgtagcatcTGGTGtaggcataccagaagagggcatcagatctcattacggatggttgtgagccaccatgtggttgctaggatttgaactcaggacctctggaagagcagtcaatgctcctaaccactgagccatctctctagcccctgtctcCTTTTGTCAGCAAGACTGTATTTATGTGTGGGTGCCCAgtgatgccagaagagggtgtcagggcACCTGCAGCTAGAGTTAGATGATTGGGAGCTGGGCCATGGGCGTTGAGAACTGATtgagtcctctacaagaacagcaagtatccctaaccactgagccgtctctctagcccctcggttttctttttcctgaagtgTTTGGGGCACGTAAGAACTTGTATCGTGTCTATGAGAAATAACTAACTCAGAGCGCTGAAGGCCTATATACCCTTGCTGCCCTAGGCCCATCCCAGAGGATGGTGTCCCGAGGCCTCCACCCTCACAGCACACCAGCTCTAGCCTCTGCCTTGAATTTCCATCTCATTACAATGAAATTATAAATgacttcagatttattttttattgtttgtgtgtgtgtgtgtgtgtgtgtgtgtgtgtgtgaataactgagaaagacagaaaaatacctcagatctcctggaattggagttactgGTGGTCATGAGCCACCTAAGTACTGGTtactgacctttgacctctggaaggacagcaaaCGTTTTTAACAGATCATCTCTCTAATGCCAATTTTTACTTCTGAAAACTTGATaaacatattattattatcattattattattactgctgctgctgctgctacatgTGTGGGGAAACCTGGCCTCTGAGACCAGTCTGTGCAATCCGCCAGGTGACCAGGCAGACAGAAGGCACAGTGCTTTACAGGACCTTAGACGGTATGGTGGGACAGTCAGGGTGCCCTGAGCCATGAGATGGTGCCTGCCCGATTCTTGGGGTGAGGGAACTGCTGGCTCTCAGTCACACAGAGCTCACCCCAGGAGGAAGGCAGCCCTGTTGAGACATCTGACCCTAGAGTTACCATCTGTTCAGTGCTGATGGACTTCTAACACCAAGGACACAAAATGCTTCCGAAGGTCAGAGGCCACCACACAACATGTCGGCAAGGTATATAGGTCCCAGGCGTAAGGCCAGATGGGCCCCATTCTGAGGGGGTACAGCCACCATCTGACCCACTGAGAAACTGCCAATCCCTTCCTTGAACATCCTGGGAACCTTCTAGGACATGGCCTAAGTTCGCCAGCCCATAGGAACTCCAAGGACCGGACCTGACCGGACATTGGAGGGCCACGACTGCCCTGGGGGGGATACGGGGGTGGGGTGCAGTCTATGTAAAGGGCCAGATAGCTTTTGTCAGAACTATCACTCCTGTGGCTTTCAAGTTGTCAAGTTGTATGGTGGCAGCTGCTGGGgcctcctcaccctccctctcccaccaagATGTATCAGCAGATACCTGCTGGTGGGCCCCAcacaggagaaggggatggggaagtcAGAAATTCAACAAGACCTTAGCCAGGAAAACCAGGGGGTGTGCTCCTTCTCACTGTCTGGGAAGGGAGGGGCCGCCATATTTTACCCATCTGCCTACATTGCCCTGAGGTTCCCAAACCTGCCATCAGAATGCTCAGGGGAGACACCCCATTGTCCTGGGTCTGTGCTGCATAGAGGAAAAATTGAGGTCATCCCTCCTTCATCTACATATCTGCAGTAGCTCAGGCCATTCGGCAGGATATAGTCAGGTTGTCCCTGCTTGAGTTGGAGACTGGGgcaagagggaagagaagccagGCACTACAAGACACCATTCTGTGGTCCCACTTATAAGGCATGCCCTGGATAGTTCCATCCCTCAGACCCCAGGTTTTCTCCTCAGAAACTAATGGCTGAGCTGAAAGCTTATGATGTAGCTGGAATCAACTGGATGTCATGTGCCTAAGGGTCCATGGTAAAGAGCCATCGTTGCCACAGTGGGCACAGCTCTGTCCCCTTTCCAGCAATACTGATCTCTTCCCCATTCTGATTGTAGAAAGTTCTACTACATCACCCTGCTGCGAGACCCCGTATCCCGCTACCTGAGTGAATGGCGACATGTACAGCGTGGGGCCACGTGGAAGACCTCCTTGCACATGTGTGACGGGCGCACACCGACCCCAGAGGAGCTGCCACCCTGCTACGAGGGCACAGACTGGTCGGGCTGCACGTTGCAGGAGTTCATGGATTGCCCCTACAACCTGGCCAACAACCGGCAGGTGCGCATGCTGGCTGACCTCAGCCTGGTGGGCTGCTACAACCTGTCTTTCATTCCCGAGAGCAAGCGGGCCCAGCTGCTGCTGGAGAGCGCCAAGAAGAACCTGCGCGGCATGGCCTTCTTCGGCCTCACGGAGTTCCAGCGCAAGACGCAGTACCTATTTGAGCGGACGTTCAACCTCAAGTTCATCCGGCCCTTCATGCAGTACAACAGCACGCGGGCGGGCGGTGTGGAGGTGGATGAGGACACTATCCGGCACATCGAGGAGCTCAACGACCTGGACATGCAGCTTTATGACTATGCCAAGGACCTCTTCCAGCAGCGTTACCAGTACAAGAGACAGCTGGAGCGCAGGGAGCAGCGCCTGCGCAATCGCGAAGAGCGCCTCCTGCATCGCTCCAAGGAAGCGCTGCCACGGGAGGACACGGAAGAGCCAGGCCGCGTACCCACCGAGGACTACATGAGCCATATCATTGAGAAGTGGTAGTAGTGTCAGGGGCAGAGAGTGATGGGCAAGAATTAACAGGGAAAGAAGTGGGGCCAACAGTTGTTGCTGTTTGGTGCCGCGGGAACCGTGCTAGTAGGCTGCCCTAGACCTTGATGGAGCAGGGTAGGACCTCTGGGGCAGATGGCCTCCCTGCTGTCCTGGCCCCTGTGTTACAGTTAAAACTGACAAAGATTTGAAAAAGACTGGCGAGGGGACGTGTCTGCCCAGCTGAGACTCCCACACCTACTATGCACGCACCGGCCCCCAATGACCAGCCCGCTAGGAACATGTTACTAGCTCCTAATAGCTTGGTTGAAGCTCCTTGGTCTTTGGGGACCCTAATACCCCCAGAACCTTGGGgagccttttcttttgagaatacAAGCATATCTCTGAGGCGTCCTCAGACCTGgagtgctccccaacccccacctatCAAAGCTGCTTTCAAGGTCAGGGTCAGCCCCAGCTATGGCCGAGATGACTCAAGTCTGGCACCTGGCTACTGCACTCCCTGGGCCATGATCAGAATCCACCGCATATCCTGGCTTTGGGGGAACCAGGTTCAAGCAGGGAAGGGATGGACACCAAGAATGCCCCCCACCAATCCCTATGCTTTCTGAtgcactgcccctcccccatcactgaAACATTTATACAAGGGCTTGTGTGCCAATGTTCCTACCATACCAGCAACTCTTTCAATCCCATGCATAAAAGCATCCTTTGGCTGGGATACAGGGCCACATCAACCTGAGTTTGTACTGGATGGCCGGGATGGGGACTTTCCTATTCTCAGCTAAGATTGGAAGAAACCATTCTGGATGTCCTTTCTGGGGCTTGTTTGCATAACCCTCCCCATCCTGGCTCTCCCTACACCTTCCTACCCTTCACCAAGTCTGACCCGGCTATTTCCAGCAGCCCCGTGAACCAGCCAGGGACCGTATTAGAAGCCATGTTGCatattaagttcttttttttttttggcctagtGCCCTATCCCTTACGTTCTTTAAGAGGCCCTGGCAAGCCCTTAGTGGAGGTGCCATGACTTTTTTGGAGTCCATATGCATGCAgccaatggttgtgagctgaccCTGAGATAGGACAGGGcccactccctgcctctgcctcactctgCACTCAGGCTAAGAAGGGGAGGGTCACCACAGACAGGAGTCGGGGCCATTATGTAGCACAGCAATATTCTAGATGTTGGCAGGTGTCACTGCTGCCCCAGAGCAATGGCTTAATCTTCACATGGGTGTGGTATAGGATCAGGCACTGGGCACTTGACCTTGGGGTCCGGGGGCAAGATGAGTTCTGATTGTGCACTGTCTGGCCCAATCTAGGGCCACCTTTATGGTGGTTGATCACTCTGAAGATGTGGGTGGCAAGATGAGTTAGAAGGTCAAGGTCACTGAGAAGAATTGGCTTAGATGGCCAAGTTTAGAGTGAATATATTATCTTTGGGGAGCCTGGGGCATTTTGGGGAACCCATGGATCTCTTACAGGTCATTCTGGTTGCTGCCACTTCTGTCAGGAAGCACCCCAGCTCCACGTTACCCCTCCCCCCTTCACAACCTTCTGTGTACCCGACCTAAACATAGGCTCTGTCCTATACATACTGGAATAGGTTTTAATGTAGCCCCGTCATCCTGACTCACACGGAAGCACGGGTCTCTCCTCACTCTTTGCtgcatttgaaaaaatattccCTCCCATCTCAGGCCAGCGCCAGGTTGAAGCGCCCTCAGTCCCTCAACTGTCCACCCCTGCCTGAGGCTCAGGCTACCAGCTTTGGGACACAGCTTCCTGGTACTCGCGGCATCTCAGAACAGGGTGCTCCTCCAGCTCCGAGGACTCTGCCTACAGGGCCGTTCCCCGGCAAGCCGAGAACTCAGTCCCCAGGCACCCTGCAACCCTGCAGACACCCCCTCCTAGAGTGGGAAGCAGGGAACCTGCCCAGCTGACGCGTCTGAACTGGAACTGTCTCACTTGAACCCGGGagctttaaaactttatttatttatagcttcttattaaaaaatttaaaaaaaaaaagcgctgAGAAGGAATCGTTTTGGTTATTCATACGGAATTGATCATGGAAAAGCAAAACTGGTTGGTTGTCTTCTAATTGTCTTTGCCTAGATGGAGTCTGAACATTAGCGGATGAATAAACCCTGAAAAGGTCATCTTGTGCTGTAGTCTGTGGTGATGTAGTCATGGTTAGGCAGGGGTGACGGCAAGACCGCTCGGGCGCAGGCGGCCCACCAAACAGTGAGGTGCTGGCTAAGTAAAAGCTCATAAACCACAAAAGGTAGAGAGACGTTCATCATTTATTATAAGACGTGCCCAGGTGACACCGGACGAAAGGGGACTGTCACCGACAGCAGTGACCCTGCCGTCCGTCACCAAGACCCCCTCTGCTCAGCCTTTGACTTTCAGATGGCAAACAGAAAGGGGTCTCTGGGCATGCCTCTCGCTGGCAGAGCGTCTAGCATACAGGAAGCCGAGCTTTGACTCCCCGCactggggagctggaggcaggaggatcagttcaaggtcatcatcctTGACCAACAGGAAGTCTTGGTGACAGGAAGTCTGAAGTCCGGTGTGTAGagccctgtctcaataaaactaGGCTTATCCTTCGATATAGGAAATTCTGAGTTAGAAAATATTGACTCATACACGAGCGAGAGAGTTGTTCTTAGAGACCATCAGCTCCATGTTAGCTCCTTATCTGTTGCTAGCAACACAGCCCACAACTCAGTTACAAAGAATAAAGgtttgccaggcatggtgatgtgtCAGGAATcctggcagaaagaaaaagggttCGTTTTGCTCCCAAATAGAGGAGCAATTCCTGGTAGCCTTCTTGCTGGCAGAGCACTTTCTACCTGAAGACAGGTCGCAGAAAATGACCAGAGTGGCGACTGAGCCAAGCATGAAGTGGtcgtttcttttgtttgtttggttggttgtttttaattatttcttttatgtatgtgaatatactgttgccgtcttcggacacaccagaagagggcattggattccattacagatggttgcgagccatcatggggttgctgggaattgaactcaggacctcaggaagaacaatcagtgctcttaaccactgagctatctctctggtgCAGAAATGGTTGTTTCttacctgcaaccccagctctcaggaggaatAGGCAAGAAGATCATAAATTCTAAGCTAAACCGAGCTGCACAGTGGTGACCCTGTCTAAAATGACCGGGAAAGGGTTCCGTTGCTAAAGTACTTGCCTTGTGAGTGTAAGGATCTTTATTTAATCTACAGAagctacatttaaaaacaaaaaataaccaggtgtggtggcaagtGTGAAAATCCCAGTGCTGAAGGTGCAGAGACACGGGGACCAGCCTAGCCACCTGGTGAGTTCCAGTCTACTGAGAGACTCCGACTCAAAACACCCAGGTGGACAGCACCTGCGGAGTGACAGCTGAGATTATAGtctgggtcacacacacacacagtgaagcaCTTATGTGCCCTCTACTAAAGCCACAGGATATATTCATGGGGTTCTACCCTCATGCTATCTAATCCTAATCAATTCTTACTCTTACGTGGCCCCACCTCTGAACGACATAGAGGGAGTCCCCACTCTCTTACTACTTCCCAGTTTAGTGGACTAAACTCTATACACGAGGCCTTAGGGGACACGCCAGTCATACGGAAGCCACGAGCCCGAGAGTTCAATGGAGGTAATATTTTCTCACACTGCTCCATGTTCCGTTCTCCATCTTCCAGACACGTGTGCACTGTCAAACTTTCTGAAGGACCTCAAAGTTGGTTATGGCCATCAGACTCCTCCACCCCAAAACGCTTACACACACATCTACCAAAATGGCACTTGGCTGCAACATTCAACCCAAGCGCCATGCCCTCCCAAGCATAACCTATGTGCACGATTGTTATGTAGTATATCCTTATCCCATAACTCTTCAGAACCAAACACTTGCTTCTTGTGCTTCCCCCGTATGGCTTAACTAGAGCCCAGACCCTCTCCCGCTCCTCAATGTCCTATTgatattgtgtatgtgtaaacGAAGGTACAAGAATCCCACAGCGTAACACATGGCAGCCAGGGGATGACCGAAGGTGTTACACCTCACTCTTCATcttgtttaagacaggatctctttgttttcttctccctatACCAGGCTGCAAGTGTTgggggatcctcctgcctcagcttcctgtttcctctgaGTATttatgaactcaggtcctcactctCTTACAGCgaactttacctgctgagccacctccagtctccctgccctccccactgATGCTATTGACTAACATGAACCACTTATCTCTTAAAAGGTACGcgacccatcccccacccacccccatctaaTTGTTTAACTGTCTTGAACCTGAACAACAGGTAGAGGCCTGGTGCTGCTGGGCTTTGATTCTGTCCCGGGAACCTGGAGAAACTGAGTCCTCCCCACTTGTGTCCTATAAAGCAAAGTGAAGAGTCACGAGGAACCCCAGCCGTCCTACACAACCTCCAGCGACTACTAACCTGGCAGCAAGAGGAACCCTCAAACTCATTGGGGATGTGTGGATCCCAGCCTCACATCGGCCCAAGATATCTGTCCTTGACCACTGAGTCCACGCATAGAAAGATAACAAAATCTTAAGAAGAATCAGGCCGGGGAGCTAGCTTAGATGCCTGACACCCAAGTGCAAGGGCCTGAGTTCTGTTCCCGGAACCCACATAAAGTCCAATGCCCGGGAATCATCGCACTGGGAAAATAGAGACAAGAGGGTCTCAGGGGATCCACTGCCCAGATAGTCCAGCCCAGTCCGAAGCTCCTGGTAAATGAGTCTGCCCCCAGGgtcgggggggggggtgagggcgGTGGGGCTGGTAGGGACCTCAGTCATTCGGGAGGGCTTCCCAGTTCCTCCTTGCCTGGCTCTCCCTCAGACTCAACGGCCCCTCC
Coding sequences within it:
- the Hs6st1 gene encoding heparan-sulfate 6-O-sulfotransferase 1 — translated: MRRRRAGGRTMVERASKFVLVVAGSACFMLILYQYAGPGLSLGAPGGRAPPDDLDLFPTPDPHYEKKYYFPVRELERSLRFDMKGDDVIVFLHIQKTGGTTFGRHLVQNVRLEVPCDCRPGQKKCTCYRPNRRETWLFSRFSTGWSCGLHADWTELTNCVPGVLDRRDPAGLRSPRKFYYITLLRDPVSRYLSEWRHVQRGATWKTSLHMCDGRTPTPEELPPCYEGTDWSGCTLQEFMDCPYNLANNRQVRMLADLSLVGCYNLSFIPESKRAQLLLESAKKNLRGMAFFGLTEFQRKTQYLFERTFNLKFIRPFMQYNSTRAGGVEVDEDTIRHIEELNDLDMQLYDYAKDLFQQRYQYKRQLERREQRLRNREERLLHRSKEALPREDTEEPGRVPTEDYMSHIIEKW